The following coding sequences lie in one Calidithermus timidus DSM 17022 genomic window:
- the soxX gene encoding sulfur oxidation c-type cytochrome SoxX, with the protein MRKIVLVLLGFSLLVVLGQSNSPFTSQEQQLLQTAGKEFYAALAEQPKDQALCSQYKNHLPSDRLSGFLQEQQSLIKYPAKLMGDWRKGGAIFNDMAKANCFTCHFGSPVNWGGNVGPSLEKYGRRGQSEAIQRYTYAVVYNSWAYFPCTVMYRFGVQGLLTPEEIADVVAYLLDPTSDFNTKPAATGSK; encoded by the coding sequence ATGCGCAAAATCGTCTTGGTGCTTTTGGGCTTTTCGCTGCTGGTGGTCTTGGGGCAAAGCAATAGCCCCTTCACCTCCCAGGAGCAGCAGCTCCTCCAGACTGCGGGCAAGGAGTTTTATGCGGCTTTGGCAGAGCAGCCCAAGGATCAGGCCCTTTGCTCGCAGTATAAAAACCACCTCCCCTCAGACCGGCTCTCCGGGTTTTTGCAAGAACAGCAGAGCCTGATCAAATACCCGGCAAAGCTTATGGGGGACTGGAGAAAAGGGGGAGCCATCTTCAACGACATGGCCAAGGCCAACTGCTTCACCTGCCACTTTGGCTCCCCGGTGAACTGGGGGGGGAACGTAGGACCCAGCCTGGAAAAATACGGACGGCGGGGGCAGTCGGAGGCCATTCAGCGCTATACCTACGCGGTCGTGTACAACTCCTGGGCGTACTTCCCCTGCACAGTAATGTATCGCTTCGGCGTACAAGGCCTCCTCACCCCGGAGGAGATCGCCGACGTGGTGGCGTATCTCTTGGATCCCACCTCAGACTTCAACACCAAGCCTGCCGCCACCGGGAGTAAATAA
- a CDS encoding AAA family ATPase translates to MRIEQITLQGFKSFGERTRLDFGPGITGVVGPNGSGKSNLVEALRWIVGARARELRGEEAQALLFHGSDGHAPMGFAEVELVLSRGRERLVISRRLDRDGNGDVRLSGQKATFKAVERALAGSGLARGGYAIIGQGEVGEVLQAGPEVLLAYLEEAAGLKAVTLATRTAQERLEAAMREMEGLQQKHAELKEILQTKAAQAEAARQARALSLQLLALKRGLVQARIQESQAEARKTQARIAELEAERGQLAERLEQLQGEKTRLQENLEQLGKAHTEALRRAEALQGERRLLSQEIAHLRDLEARLQREAEQLSAQVARLDSLPVPQPPQEANPDLEEILALEQRQGQLEARLGELRRELQQAQARYEAFLKAQASYEARLAAFRELQEQQQHLKAERARLEETLARLEARRRELEAQEQQLRAELDRVVQQEGSLGAELRASRSEVQRLEAYLQSGSDLAEGPRKARSAGIEGVLGVVADLLEVPQGLELALEIALGGRLQWVLTRDEQAAKRAVEYLKREGGRATFLPLSLLKTDSRPRGRSPSGPGKPGTPGRDWSQFPGVRGLARELVGFAHPEALPALLGETLILQSLEAALELARRHRDHPRLVTLEGELLEPSGAITGGRVQRGGQLLAQRRRLAEVRAEAEALAQQVQALSARSAELREQLRGLALGEIRRQEEAARVELRGVRLALERLGNPQPPEAPEAVAPPNTQLQTALAGELEGLRQGLARLREAQQAWIRHHEQLKAYQEAQENRRRADERLQAIGLELGELEQRRQGAAGRLEALEREAAALGLAALEASVQQSRQRLRSLAEEESRLLARINALLGELEQARISLARRESTQEALLLELAELPEGPAEEGSSRLLTRRLAETETALEALGAVNHLAEGEYQALAQEAEQLAAALAEAEAGVAKLEAELRLVEGEYRERLQAAYHRFRERFAEYAQALLGAEARVEHAPSGLHLVLQPLGKRTIDLGLLSMGERTMGALAFLFALAGTAEEGRGLPIAVLDEVDAPLDEANILRFTGFLRRFKGETQFILVTHQKRTMEACDALYGVTSERGLSRVYSIRREDALS, encoded by the coding sequence ATGCGGATAGAGCAGATCACCCTCCAGGGTTTCAAATCGTTCGGTGAACGCACCCGGCTGGACTTCGGCCCCGGCATAACCGGGGTGGTAGGGCCCAATGGGTCGGGCAAGAGCAACCTGGTCGAGGCCTTGCGCTGGATCGTGGGAGCCCGGGCGCGGGAGCTACGGGGGGAAGAAGCCCAGGCCCTACTGTTCCACGGCTCAGACGGCCACGCTCCCATGGGGTTTGCCGAGGTCGAGCTGGTGCTCAGCCGGGGCCGTGAGCGGCTGGTGATCTCTCGCCGGCTCGACCGTGATGGCAACGGCGACGTGCGGCTATCGGGCCAGAAAGCTACCTTCAAAGCCGTCGAGCGAGCCCTGGCGGGTTCGGGGCTCGCGCGTGGAGGCTACGCCATCATTGGGCAGGGTGAGGTGGGTGAGGTGCTCCAGGCTGGACCCGAGGTATTGCTGGCCTACCTCGAGGAGGCCGCCGGGCTCAAGGCGGTGACCTTAGCCACCCGCACCGCACAGGAGCGGCTGGAAGCGGCCATGCGGGAGATGGAGGGCTTGCAGCAAAAACACGCCGAGCTGAAGGAGATCCTACAGACCAAAGCCGCCCAGGCCGAAGCCGCCCGCCAAGCCCGCGCGCTCTCTTTGCAATTGCTCGCGCTCAAGCGCGGCCTGGTGCAAGCGCGCATCCAGGAATCCCAAGCCGAAGCCCGCAAGACCCAAGCCCGCATCGCCGAGCTCGAAGCCGAGCGGGGGCAACTCGCCGAGCGCTTGGAGCAGTTGCAGGGGGAAAAGACCCGGCTGCAAGAGAATCTTGAGCAGCTCGGCAAGGCTCACACTGAGGCCTTGCGTCGGGCCGAGGCCCTGCAGGGCGAGCGGCGGCTGTTGAGCCAGGAGATCGCTCACTTGCGCGACCTAGAAGCCCGACTACAGCGCGAAGCCGAGCAGCTGAGTGCCCAGGTGGCTCGGCTGGATTCCCTCCCCGTGCCCCAGCCCCCCCAGGAAGCCAACCCTGACCTCGAGGAGATTCTGGCCCTAGAGCAGCGCCAGGGCCAGCTCGAGGCCCGCCTGGGCGAGTTGCGGCGCGAGCTGCAACAGGCCCAGGCCCGCTACGAAGCCTTTCTCAAGGCCCAGGCCAGTTACGAGGCTCGGTTGGCCGCCTTCCGCGAGCTTCAGGAGCAGCAGCAACACCTCAAAGCCGAGCGGGCGCGCCTGGAGGAGACCCTGGCCCGACTCGAGGCCCGGCGTCGGGAGCTCGAGGCCCAGGAACAGCAGCTGCGGGCTGAACTGGACCGCGTGGTCCAGCAGGAGGGCAGCCTGGGCGCCGAGCTGCGGGCCAGCCGTTCAGAAGTCCAGCGCTTGGAGGCTTACCTGCAAAGCGGTAGCGACCTGGCCGAGGGGCCGCGCAAAGCCCGCAGCGCCGGAATCGAGGGGGTGCTGGGGGTGGTGGCCGATCTGCTGGAAGTGCCGCAGGGCCTCGAGCTGGCCTTGGAGATCGCCCTGGGGGGCCGTCTGCAGTGGGTGCTCACCCGCGACGAGCAGGCGGCCAAGCGGGCGGTGGAATACCTCAAACGCGAGGGCGGGCGGGCCACCTTTCTCCCCCTGAGCCTGCTCAAAACCGATAGCCGTCCTCGTGGACGATCCCCTTCGGGACCGGGCAAGCCCGGTACACCGGGCCGCGACTGGTCGCAGTTCCCCGGCGTGCGGGGCCTGGCCCGCGAGCTGGTGGGCTTTGCCCATCCCGAGGCCCTGCCCGCGCTGTTGGGCGAGACCCTGATCCTGCAGAGCCTCGAGGCCGCCCTCGAGCTCGCCCGCCGCCACCGGGACCATCCCCGTCTGGTCACCCTTGAGGGCGAGCTGCTCGAGCCCAGCGGAGCCATCACCGGGGGCCGGGTGCAGCGGGGTGGGCAGCTGCTCGCACAGCGCCGCCGCCTGGCCGAGGTGCGGGCCGAAGCCGAGGCTCTGGCCCAGCAAGTCCAGGCCCTCTCGGCCCGATCCGCCGAGCTGCGCGAGCAGCTGCGCGGCCTGGCCCTGGGAGAGATCCGCCGGCAGGAGGAGGCCGCCCGGGTTGAGTTGCGGGGAGTTCGACTGGCCCTCGAGCGGTTGGGCAATCCCCAACCCCCCGAGGCTCCTGAGGCCGTAGCCCCCCCGAATACCCAGCTCCAAACTGCCTTAGCGGGTGAGCTGGAGGGTCTGCGCCAGGGGCTCGCCCGCCTGCGCGAGGCTCAACAAGCCTGGATCCGCCACCACGAGCAGCTCAAGGCCTATCAGGAGGCCCAAGAGAACCGGCGGCGGGCCGATGAGCGCCTACAGGCTATCGGCCTCGAGCTCGGCGAGCTCGAGCAGCGCCGCCAGGGGGCTGCCGGGCGGCTGGAAGCCCTGGAGCGCGAAGCCGCTGCGCTGGGGCTTGCTGCCCTCGAGGCTTCCGTGCAACAAAGCCGCCAACGGCTTCGCAGCTTGGCCGAAGAAGAGAGCCGCCTGCTGGCCCGCATCAACGCCCTGCTGGGCGAGCTCGAGCAGGCCCGCATCTCGCTGGCCCGCCGCGAGAGCACCCAGGAAGCTCTGCTGCTCGAGCTGGCCGAATTGCCCGAAGGCCCCGCCGAAGAAGGCAGCTCGCGCCTGCTGACCCGCCGCCTGGCCGAGACCGAGACCGCGCTGGAAGCCCTGGGCGCGGTCAACCACCTGGCCGAGGGCGAGTACCAAGCCCTGGCCCAGGAAGCTGAGCAGCTCGCCGCTGCCCTGGCCGAGGCCGAGGCGGGGGTAGCCAAGCTCGAGGCCGAGCTGCGATTGGTCGAGGGCGAGTACCGTGAGCGTCTGCAGGCAGCCTACCATCGCTTCCGCGAGCGTTTCGCTGAGTACGCCCAAGCCCTGCTGGGAGCCGAAGCCCGCGTCGAGCACGCCCCCAGTGGGCTGCACCTGGTGCTCCAGCCCTTGGGCAAGCGCACCATCGACCTGGGCCTGCTCTCGATGGGTGAGCGCACCATGGGGGCGCTGGCCTTCCTCTTCGCCCTCGCGGGCACCGCCGAGGAGGGGAGAGGTTTACCCATCGCGGTCCTCGACGAGGTGGACGCCCCCCTCGATGAAGCCAACATCCTGCGCTTCACCGGGTTCCTGCGGCGCTTCAAGGGAGAGACCCAGTTCATCCTGGTCACCCACCAAAAGCGCACCATGGAGGCCTGTGACGCCCTTTACGGCGTCACCAGCGAGCGGGGCCTGAGCCGGGTCTACAGCATCCGCCGTGAGGATGCCCTAAGCTAG
- the soxA gene encoding sulfur oxidation c-type cytochrome SoxA — translation MWRWIGLLSLLSLTLVLAQGESAQNAKEELARQKELLRQTMGILPTELVTEQGKEVFLRKGPSGKSMEACDFGLGPGIIKGAMARLPRYFPDSQRVDDLDTRIVYCMTQVQGFKPEEVKRSDVVAAAFYIASQSSGEQVRVTVSTPQEQALYALGEKLFYARSGKRDVGCATCHVDYVGRRAGPLFYADVLGEDHSWTHWPAYRYSNDQSWTMEDRIRACYGNLGHPRPDFYSAPIIALELFMAQKSNGAKIEESPAFVR, via the coding sequence ATGTGGAGATGGATCGGATTGCTATCACTCCTTTCCCTGACGCTGGTACTGGCCCAAGGGGAGAGTGCTCAAAACGCCAAAGAGGAGCTGGCACGGCAAAAAGAACTCCTGCGCCAGACCATGGGGATCCTCCCCACTGAGCTGGTCACCGAGCAAGGCAAGGAAGTCTTCTTGCGTAAAGGACCCAGCGGCAAGAGCATGGAAGCCTGCGACTTCGGTCTGGGCCCGGGGATAATCAAGGGAGCCATGGCCCGGCTCCCCCGCTACTTTCCCGATAGCCAACGGGTCGACGACTTAGACACCCGCATCGTCTACTGCATGACCCAAGTCCAGGGGTTCAAGCCCGAGGAAGTCAAGCGTTCGGATGTGGTAGCTGCAGCGTTTTACATCGCTAGCCAGTCTAGCGGGGAACAGGTGCGGGTAACGGTATCTACCCCCCAAGAGCAAGCTCTGTACGCCCTGGGTGAAAAGCTTTTCTACGCCCGTAGCGGCAAGCGGGATGTGGGTTGCGCGACCTGTCACGTGGACTATGTGGGCCGGCGGGCCGGACCCCTCTTTTACGCCGACGTGCTGGGCGAGGATCACTCCTGGACCCACTGGCCTGCCTACCGCTACTCCAACGACCAAAGCTGGACCATGGAGGACCGCATCCGAGCCTGCTACGGCAACCTAGGCCATCCGCGCCCCGATTTCTACTCTGCCCCGATCATCGCCCTCGAGCTTTTCATGGCTCAAAAAAGCAACGGGGCCAAAATCGAGGAATCTCCCGCCTTCGTGCGCTAA
- the soxB gene encoding thiosulfohydrolase SoxB has translation MTRRELIGLLLALGLSSPRAWAQALEKPESLYDLPPYGDFTLLYLTDLHGQLRPHYYMEPPNLLAPQPLLGQPGYLSGAAFLRRYGVQPGSAMAYLGSYLDFQTLAERFGPIGGAAQITQLIRSQKAAAQRPVLVLDGGDNWTNSGPSLRTRGEALVDWMNLSGFQHMVYHWEYTLGRERVEELEKKLKAQVLSYNTTDEVFGDPVYPAYAVYPAGRFSVGIIGLTYPYIKVSHPEEFSEGLSFGIKEQDLQKTVDRLRAMKVDAVVLLSHGGLPLDMALAQRIQGIDLILSGHTHDLTPVRLRVGKTFLVAGGSGGKVLARIDLALMRGGIADLRLRLLPIFSRVLPEDPEAKTLVERVYQENPDLLEPIAQTESLLYKRDTLYSTLDELACRAIEAHYPETEVIFSPGTRWGTTLLPGEPLTLDHILAYTGFTYPEVYVFKLKGERLKGLLEDVAANVFTPDPFYQQGGDMSRSYGITYTLHIDAPLGKRIQNLEVRGRPLEPDREYRVAAYGGRLQRLGTLVEGFSPRPIHELIVEYVKQEGRVKLPPRPNVRVPERNYHLPGGNE, from the coding sequence ATGACCCGGCGCGAGCTCATCGGACTCCTCCTGGCCTTGGGCTTGTCCTCGCCTAGGGCCTGGGCTCAGGCCCTGGAGAAACCCGAGAGTTTGTACGACCTTCCCCCTTATGGGGACTTCACCCTTTTGTACCTCACCGACCTCCACGGTCAACTCAGGCCGCACTACTACATGGAGCCGCCCAACCTCCTCGCCCCCCAGCCCCTGCTGGGACAGCCCGGCTACCTCAGCGGTGCGGCCTTTCTTCGTCGCTACGGGGTTCAGCCGGGTAGCGCTATGGCTTACCTGGGCAGCTACTTGGATTTCCAGACCCTGGCTGAGCGCTTCGGCCCCATCGGGGGGGCTGCGCAGATTACCCAGCTCATCCGTAGCCAGAAGGCAGCGGCACAAAGGCCGGTGCTGGTGCTGGATGGGGGGGACAACTGGACCAACTCCGGCCCCTCTTTGCGCACCCGGGGCGAGGCCTTGGTGGATTGGATGAACCTCAGCGGCTTCCAGCACATGGTCTACCACTGGGAGTACACCTTGGGGCGAGAGCGGGTGGAGGAACTGGAAAAAAAGCTCAAGGCACAGGTGCTGAGCTACAACACCACCGATGAGGTCTTTGGAGATCCGGTGTATCCCGCCTACGCGGTGTACCCAGCGGGCCGCTTCAGCGTAGGGATTATCGGGCTCACCTACCCCTATATCAAGGTCTCCCATCCGGAGGAATTCTCCGAAGGCCTCTCTTTTGGCATCAAAGAGCAAGACCTTCAGAAAACCGTAGACCGACTCAGGGCTATGAAAGTAGACGCGGTGGTCTTGCTTTCCCACGGGGGGCTACCGCTGGATATGGCCCTGGCCCAACGCATCCAGGGTATTGACTTGATCCTCTCCGGTCACACCCACGACCTCACCCCGGTACGCTTGCGGGTAGGAAAGACCTTCCTGGTCGCGGGAGGGTCGGGGGGCAAGGTGCTCGCCCGCATAGACCTGGCCCTCATGCGGGGGGGGATTGCCGACCTCCGGCTTCGGCTGCTCCCCATCTTCTCCCGGGTGCTGCCCGAGGACCCCGAGGCCAAGACCTTGGTCGAGCGGGTCTACCAGGAAAATCCCGATCTACTCGAGCCCATCGCCCAGACAGAAAGCCTGCTGTATAAGCGCGACACCCTCTACTCCACCCTGGACGAACTGGCCTGCCGGGCCATCGAAGCACATTACCCGGAAACCGAGGTGATCTTTAGCCCCGGTACCCGCTGGGGGACTACTTTGCTGCCGGGAGAACCCCTGACCCTGGATCACATCCTGGCCTATACCGGCTTCACCTACCCCGAGGTATACGTGTTCAAACTCAAAGGGGAGCGGCTCAAAGGCCTCCTCGAGGACGTGGCGGCCAACGTCTTTACCCCCGACCCTTTTTACCAGCAAGGCGGGGACATGAGCCGAAGCTATGGCATTACCTACACCCTGCACATCGATGCCCCGCTGGGAAAACGGATCCAAAACCTCGAGGTTCGGGGACGCCCGCTCGAGCCGGACCGGGAATACCGGGTAGCGGCCTACGGGGGCAGGCTCCAGCGCCTGGGCACCCTGGTAGAGGGTTTCTCCCCCCGACCCATTCACGAGCTGATTGTGGAGTACGTGAAGCAAGAGGGCCGGGTAAAGCTGCCCCCGAGGCCCAACGTGCGCGTGCCGGAGCGTAACTACCACCTTCCCGGAGGAAACGAATGA
- the soxY gene encoding thiosulfate oxidation carrier protein SoxY: MDRRGFLKAGMLTGALLASKLAPAVAQGGGLEGEDVAHLEPALQKALGKSFKDLTPSPAVKLNMPTIAESGANVPFEIEVNLPKDQVKAIHLFVDKNPSPHIVKVELGQAVPYYASRTRMAETSAVRAVVETQDGKLLMASASTRVTVGGCG; encoded by the coding sequence GTGGATAGAAGAGGCTTTCTTAAAGCAGGCATGTTGACCGGAGCTCTACTGGCTTCCAAGTTGGCTCCAGCAGTAGCCCAGGGGGGCGGGCTCGAGGGGGAAGACGTCGCCCATTTAGAGCCCGCCCTGCAAAAAGCTTTGGGCAAAAGCTTCAAAGACCTCACCCCCTCGCCCGCGGTGAAGCTAAACATGCCCACCATCGCCGAATCTGGGGCGAATGTGCCCTTCGAGATCGAGGTCAACCTGCCCAAAGACCAGGTAAAAGCCATTCATCTCTTCGTGGATAAAAACCCTTCCCCCCATATCGTCAAGGTGGAGCTGGGGCAGGCCGTGCCCTACTACGCCTCCCGAACCCGCATGGCCGAGACCTCGGCGGTGCGGGCGGTAGTGGAAACCCAAGACGGCAAGTTGCTCATGGCTTCCGCCAGCACCCGCGTCACCGTGGGCGGGTGCGGCTAG
- a CDS encoding N-acetylmuramoyl-L-alanine amidase family protein: MFRRRWPLVALLIPLLLAFTAAQSQSSLAAGSRTVPVAFAGGVPYAPAEPVAQALGLGFTASRTGVYVSLGGRVEWFAYANSAAEAGSTGKAWRREGEPWLSIRGLAAAFGLEYRQVGSTYVLGLRPARLLTVRKSTSSEPNRLLLSFDRDVQVRLLEQNPPTLALIGVVEASESGGLEVAPANYGLRLTLPPISGPLRLSYSSNTVVLEWGQDKFSPRIVLDPGHGGSDTGVVVGGVREKDITLNLARSLAEKLRSRDLSVSLTHSDDRNPSLRERAGQATFAQVFVSLHAASGKGFTLYTYPDERGLAFLDKGRQLLPKTAGARRELLARFVAEPDASLHLSREIAGALANRALVPLEAQGPYFVLSQAGGAAVLLEVGMDEAGNPEQRGKIVDALTEAILRYLGIPLEGPRTQPADDSLRGRAGPVRYSASLPLGGSTR; encoded by the coding sequence ATGTTCCGCAGGCGTTGGCCGTTGGTGGCCTTACTGATCCCGCTCTTGTTGGCCTTCACCGCAGCCCAGAGCCAGTCCTCTTTGGCCGCAGGCAGCCGCACCGTGCCCGTAGCTTTCGCTGGCGGGGTTCCTTACGCTCCGGCTGAGCCCGTCGCTCAGGCCCTGGGGCTGGGCTTCACCGCTTCCCGTACGGGGGTCTACGTCAGCCTGGGGGGGCGGGTGGAGTGGTTTGCCTACGCCAACAGCGCCGCCGAGGCCGGGAGTACCGGCAAGGCCTGGCGGCGGGAGGGCGAGCCCTGGCTTTCCATCCGCGGCCTGGCGGCGGCCTTCGGTCTGGAGTATCGCCAGGTCGGTAGCACCTACGTACTGGGCCTGCGCCCGGCCCGACTGCTGACGGTGCGCAAGAGCACGAGCTCCGAGCCCAACCGCTTGCTCCTGAGCTTCGACCGCGATGTGCAGGTGCGCTTACTCGAGCAGAACCCCCCCACCCTGGCCCTCATCGGCGTGGTGGAGGCCAGCGAGAGCGGGGGCCTCGAGGTCGCCCCAGCCAACTACGGCTTGCGCCTGACCCTCCCTCCCATTTCCGGCCCTTTGCGGCTTTCCTATTCCAGCAATACGGTGGTGCTGGAGTGGGGTCAGGACAAGTTCAGCCCTCGGATCGTGCTCGATCCCGGCCACGGCGGTAGCGATACGGGGGTCGTGGTGGGAGGGGTGCGTGAGAAGGATATCACCCTCAACCTCGCCCGGAGCCTGGCCGAAAAGCTCCGCAGCCGCGACCTGAGCGTGAGCCTGACCCACTCAGATGACCGCAACCCCTCCCTGCGGGAGCGGGCCGGCCAGGCTACCTTCGCCCAGGTCTTCGTCAGCCTGCACGCGGCCAGCGGCAAGGGCTTCACCCTCTACACCTACCCCGACGAGCGCGGCCTGGCTTTCCTGGACAAGGGGCGACAACTCTTGCCCAAGACGGCGGGAGCACGCCGGGAGCTGCTGGCTCGTTTCGTGGCCGAACCCGACGCCAGTTTGCATCTATCCAGGGAGATCGCCGGCGCCCTGGCCAACCGGGCCTTGGTCCCCCTCGAAGCCCAGGGCCCCTACTTTGTACTCTCGCAGGCCGGGGGGGCGGCAGTGTTGCTCGAGGTGGGCATGGACGAAGCGGGCAACCCCGAGCAGCGTGGGAAGATCGTGGATGCGCTGACCGAGGCCATCCTCAGGTACTTGGGGATTCCCCTGGAGGGACCTCGCACCCAGCCTGCGGACGATTCCCTTCGGGGGCGGGCAGGCCCAGTACGCTACAGCGCGTCCCTCCCGCTTGGAGGTAGTACCCGATGA
- the smpB gene encoding SsrA-binding protein SmpB: protein MAGLENRRARHDYEILETYEAGLVLRGSEVKSIRAGQVDFTGAFARFENGELFLENLYVAPYEKGGYTNHDPRRLRKLLLHKSELQKLRSRVEQKGLTLVPLKLYFNERGLAKLLVGLGRGKKAFQKKDDDKRRAVQRELESW from the coding sequence ATGGCCGGACTGGAGAACCGCCGCGCGCGCCACGATTATGAGATCCTCGAGACCTACGAGGCGGGGTTGGTGCTGCGGGGCAGTGAGGTCAAATCCATCCGGGCGGGCCAGGTGGACTTCACCGGTGCCTTCGCCCGCTTCGAAAACGGCGAACTCTTCCTCGAGAACCTCTACGTTGCCCCTTACGAGAAGGGCGGCTATACCAACCACGACCCCCGTCGCCTGCGCAAGCTGCTGCTGCACAAGAGCGAACTGCAAAAGCTGCGCTCGAGGGTTGAGCAGAAGGGCCTGACCCTGGTTCCACTCAAGCTCTACTTCAACGAGCGCGGCCTGGCCAAGCTGCTCGTGGGGCTAGGGCGTGGCAAGAAAGCCTTCCAGAAGAAGGACGACGACAAGCGTCGGGCTGTGCAGCGCGAGCTGGAGAGCTGGTGA
- a CDS encoding TlpA family protein disulfide reductase, with the protein MRWKCAGIVLAGMMLVALAAKPGDKAPDFRLADAKGTIYTLASFKGKPVVITFWASWCSVCKAEFPKLHQLAQEYQIPFVVISREPKDTASVVQAYMKVYPSFLPLLALPGGDTPVTVANRFRVLGQPWTFVLDGEGRIVNLYAGPVQVEAIKDDLALAGYQGAAP; encoded by the coding sequence ATGCGGTGGAAATGTGCCGGTATTGTTTTGGCAGGGATGATGCTGGTGGCCTTGGCAGCCAAACCCGGCGATAAGGCTCCGGATTTCCGCCTAGCCGACGCGAAAGGCACCATCTACACCTTGGCAAGCTTCAAAGGCAAGCCGGTAGTCATCACCTTTTGGGCGAGTTGGTGTTCGGTGTGTAAGGCAGAGTTCCCCAAGCTACACCAGCTAGCCCAGGAGTACCAGATCCCCTTCGTGGTCATCAGCCGGGAGCCTAAAGATACGGCTTCGGTGGTACAGGCTTACATGAAGGTGTATCCGTCATTTTTGCCCCTGCTGGCCTTGCCGGGCGGAGATACCCCGGTTACGGTCGCCAACCGCTTTAGGGTCTTGGGTCAGCCATGGACCTTTGTGTTGGACGGCGAAGGCCGGATTGTGAACCTTTATGCCGGCCCGGTGCAGGTAGAGGCAATCAAGGACGACCTGGCCCTGGCGGGCTACCAGGGAGCTGCGCCTTGA
- a CDS encoding GerMN domain-containing protein: protein MRRFLTFFNLLGLLVLVGGVWGLLYTQGALQVPVVSLPSKADEQLGQRIVRLHFANAKADGFAVETRTIRIAGGDDPLELALAELLKGPQAQGAFPIAPVGLAVPEVYLYGDVAVVNLPAEYGQLRQGSAAEAMLIYGMAYTLLDFPQVGSVRFLLGGKEVESLGHLSLLEPITRPR from the coding sequence ATGAGGCGTTTCCTGACCTTCTTTAACCTTTTGGGCCTGCTGGTGCTGGTTGGCGGGGTCTGGGGCCTCCTCTACACCCAGGGCGCTTTGCAGGTGCCGGTAGTCAGCCTCCCCAGCAAGGCCGACGAGCAGTTGGGCCAGCGCATCGTGCGCCTGCACTTTGCCAATGCCAAGGCCGATGGCTTTGCCGTCGAGACCCGCACCATCCGGATTGCCGGGGGTGACGACCCCCTCGAGCTGGCCCTGGCCGAGCTGCTCAAGGGGCCCCAGGCCCAGGGAGCTTTCCCCATTGCCCCGGTCGGCTTGGCCGTGCCCGAGGTGTATCTCTACGGCGATGTGGCCGTGGTCAACCTGCCTGCCGAGTACGGCCAGCTCCGGCAAGGTAGCGCTGCTGAAGCAATGCTCATCTACGGCATGGCTTATACGCTGCTCGACTTTCCCCAGGTCGGGTCGGTGCGCTTTTTGCTCGGTGGCAAGGAAGTTGAGTCGCTCGGACACCTCAGCCTGCTCGAGCCCATTACCCGGCCCCGGTGA
- the soxZ gene encoding thiosulfate oxidation carrier complex protein SoxZ — MAIRTLARLTPPKPKAGDTFKLQVVAQHPMEPGTRKDEKGNLIPAHYIDSVEVYFEGQKVASILPEPGVSANPLFGLAFQAGQPGTFTIKLRDNKGDSGEASVKLELA; from the coding sequence ATGGCCATTCGTACCCTAGCCCGCCTAACCCCTCCCAAACCCAAAGCGGGGGATACCTTCAAACTCCAAGTGGTGGCCCAGCACCCCATGGAACCCGGCACCCGCAAAGATGAAAAGGGCAACCTCATCCCCGCGCACTACATCGATTCGGTGGAGGTGTACTTCGAGGGACAAAAAGTGGCCAGCATCCTGCCCGAACCCGGCGTGAGCGCCAACCCGCTATTCGGGCTGGCTTTTCAGGCTGGTCAGCCGGGCACCTTTACCATCAAGCTCAGGGACAACAAGGGAGATAGCGGCGAAGCCTCCGTCAAGCTGGAGTTGGCCTAG
- a CDS encoding thioredoxin family protein — protein sequence MRLVRTGILGLIGVVYPWFPVVTAADFNYWYTYPEASQLAQQTGRTLMVYFWRHGCPYCEQMNTFVLSDPAVSQALERCFVVASVDSQSPEGLALARQLRALGTPTFVFLAPRENSWKETGRLFGSRPRAQFLQELQQVSTQGGGSCG from the coding sequence ATGCGACTTGTGCGAACGGGCATCCTCGGGCTCATCGGCGTGGTATATCCCTGGTTCCCTGTAGTGACAGCAGCGGACTTCAACTATTGGTATACCTATCCCGAAGCCAGCCAACTGGCCCAGCAAACGGGGCGCACCCTCATGGTCTATTTCTGGCGTCACGGCTGTCCTTACTGCGAGCAGATGAACACCTTTGTACTCTCCGATCCTGCGGTATCGCAGGCGCTAGAGCGCTGCTTCGTGGTGGCCAGCGTAGATAGCCAGAGTCCTGAAGGGCTTGCTCTAGCCCGTCAGTTACGGGCACTGGGCACTCCCACCTTCGTTTTCCTAGCGCCCCGCGAGAATAGCTGGAAGGAAACGGGGCGGCTTTTCGGCAGTCGTCCCCGGGCGCAGTTCCTGCAAGAACTACAGCAGGTCTCCACTCAAGGAGGTGGCAGTTGTGGATAG